From Aspergillus fumigatus Af293 chromosome 3, whole genome shotgun sequence, a single genomic window includes:
- a CDS encoding putative MFS transporter, translated as MSISIPATVLQGAEWHISTSTINEPNSLAVVMISISSLVWIPLLNCWGRAPVLFWSTVLGLFFTLGCILAPTFPVYYAMRALQALTQGTGSLIGLALIQDMFFFHQYARKIGLWYAVFLISPFLGPMLGNFMVAGLGKWRPLFWLVFAWAAGLTAMILAVGDETYYQRDMLLGRQPRRSGSCLWQVVGGWQLRVHKDYFESVRSSYARMFLILLRPVVTVVSLVYRLLFMWSISINQTSTILLGVSRETGGYGMSAQQIGYMYFSPVLSVCLGELVGHRLNDFIVTWYAHRHQGRFMPETRLWATYLRGFFMVPGLVLVGITLQQHLHWVCILFGWAMFQGGVMVVSVSMVAYVLDSYPSVPGEVSGWINMSRAACGFAIGYFQQVWGLKEGYGLSFGLQAVICLAAFGLMVCIHVFGQRLRLLSEPQQNNI; from the coding sequence ATGTCCATCAGCATCCCCGCCACCGTCCTCCAGGGTGCAGAATGGCACATATCAACTTCGACAATCAATGAACCCAACAGCCTCGCCGTGGTAATGATCAGCATCTCGTCCCTTGTCTGGATCCCCTTGCTCAACTGCTGGGGTCGTGCCCCAGTGCTCTTTTGGAGCACAGTCCTCGGCCTTTTCTTCACGCTAGGATGTATCCTTGCTCCGACCTTTCCGGTCTACTACGCCATGCGGGCTCTGCAGGCCTTGACACAGGGAACAGGCTCGTTGATCGGGTTGGCTCTCATTCAGGATATGTTCTTCTTCCATCAGTACGCCCGCAAGATTGGCCTGTGGTACgccgtcttcctcatctcgCCCTTTCTGGGGCCCATGCTCGGCAATTTTATGGTTGCTGGGTTGGGTAAATGGCGCCCGCTCTTCTGGCTGGTCTTTGCCTGGGCTGCCGGTCTCACGGCCATGATCTTGGCCGTTGGCGATGAAACCTACTATCAGCGAGATATGCTGCTGGGCAGACAGCCCAGGCGCTCGGGCAGTTGTCTATGGCAGGTTGTGGGTGGATGGCAGTTGCGAGTCCACAAGGACTACTTTGAATCGGTCCGGTCTTCGTACGCTAGAATGTTCTTAATCCTCCTTCGTCCAGTTGTTACAGTCGTCTCGCTCGTCTACAGACTGCTCTTCATGTGGAGTATTAGCATCAATCAGACCTCCACAATTCTCCTGGGGGTCTCACGGGAAACAGGGGGTTACGGCATGAGCGCCCAGCAAATAGGCTATATGTACTTTAGCCCCGTGCTCTCCGTCTGTCTAGGCGAGCTGGTCGGCCATCGTTTAAATGACTTTATCGTGACTTGGTACGCTCATCGACATCAGGGTCGATTCATGCCAGAGACCCGGTTGTGGGCCACATACCTCAGGGGCTTCTTCATGGTGCCTGGGCTGGTTCTTGTGGGCATCACCCTGCAGCAGCACCTTCACTGGGTGTGCATCCTCTTTGGTTGGGCTATGTTTCAAGGCGGTGTCATGGTCGTCTCCGTGTCCATGGTTGCTTACGTCCTTGATTCCTATCCATCGGTTCCGGGGGAGGTCTCAGGCTGGATCAACATGTCCCGTGCAGCCTGTGGATTCGCGATCGGCTATTTTCAACAGGTCTGGGGTCTAAAGGAAGGATACGGCCTCTCATTTGGGCTGCAGGCTGTGATCTGTCTCGCTGCCTTTGGACTTATGGTCTGCATCCATGTTTTTGGCCAGCGTCTACGCTTGCTTAGTGAACCCCAGCAGAATAATATATAA